The following are from one region of the Simiduia agarivorans SA1 = DSM 21679 genome:
- a CDS encoding class I SAM-dependent methyltransferase — protein sequence MSEIDKHQREAFGLTILTSQHKDIRRLRKQQGIASLHGNKFWKSSFVLMDYLRECPLNAGARVLELGCGWGLAGIYCAKHFDAEVVSLDADEGVFPFVELHAALNRVTAQTYCGKFEDLSHEQLAGFDVIIGADICFWDEMTGLLSDLLVRAIEAGVDRIVLTDPGRQPFRHLADAFSDEMEQIVYTDWDVPEPHNVWGLVLDI from the coding sequence ATGAGTGAAATCGACAAGCATCAACGGGAGGCCTTTGGGCTGACTATTCTTACCAGCCAACACAAGGACATCCGACGGTTACGCAAGCAGCAGGGCATTGCCAGTCTGCACGGTAACAAATTCTGGAAGTCCAGTTTTGTCCTGATGGACTACTTGCGAGAGTGCCCGCTTAACGCCGGCGCCAGAGTCCTTGAACTGGGTTGTGGTTGGGGACTGGCGGGTATCTATTGCGCAAAACACTTTGATGCAGAGGTCGTTTCGCTGGATGCCGATGAGGGCGTCTTTCCCTTTGTTGAACTGCACGCTGCACTCAATCGCGTAACCGCCCAGACTTACTGCGGCAAATTTGAAGATCTCAGCCATGAGCAACTTGCCGGTTTTGACGTCATCATCGGTGCAGACATTTGTTTTTGGGATGAGATGACCGGCTTACTATCCGATTTACTGGTGCGAGCCATTGAGGCCGGCGTTGACCGGATAGTCCTGACCGACCCCGGCCGACAACCGTTCCGGCATCTGGCAGACGCTTTTTCAGACGAAATGGAGCAGATAGTGTACACGGACTGGGATGTGCCCGAACCACACAATGTCTGGGGGCTGGTATTGGATATCTGA
- a CDS encoding HopJ type III effector protein, translating into MHQEPFLQALRQAPEGQTFQATQAFIDTAFHYRPTRFSNGPLVNEAGKNEGSCKIFAMALLLGLSESECLQCFGDYYRIDVLDNPQAKDHANIRQFIKTGYAGLQFDEPALRLRNSPESR; encoded by the coding sequence ATGCATCAGGAACCCTTCCTGCAAGCGCTCCGTCAAGCGCCCGAGGGCCAGACGTTTCAAGCCACTCAGGCATTCATTGACACTGCTTTCCATTACCGCCCAACCCGCTTCAGCAATGGCCCACTGGTCAATGAAGCGGGCAAAAATGAAGGCTCCTGCAAGATTTTTGCAATGGCCTTGTTATTGGGCCTGAGTGAATCAGAATGCCTGCAGTGTTTTGGTGATTACTACCGCATAGATGTACTGGACAATCCCCAGGCCAAAGACCACGCCAATATCCGACAATTCATCAAAACCGGCTACGCCGGGCTGCAGTTTGACGAGCCGGCTTTACGGCTGCGCAACAGCCCGGAATCACGCTGA
- a CDS encoding ExbD/TolR family protein, producing MSRRRKHGAAEDNSEIDLTPMLDVVFIMLIFFIVTASFVKEQVIETNIPPKNEQQNPPDDENPSIVVTVRANDEIWMEERRIDIRAVRANIERMHAENPKAAVVVRAHIKSSAKTYVSIADAAREAKVYNVALVPFEEKI from the coding sequence GTGAGTCGTAGAAGAAAGCACGGCGCAGCAGAAGATAACTCAGAAATTGACCTGACGCCCATGCTCGACGTGGTCTTCATCATGTTGATTTTCTTTATCGTAACCGCGTCGTTTGTTAAAGAGCAGGTTATTGAGACCAACATTCCACCAAAGAATGAACAGCAAAATCCGCCAGATGACGAAAATCCCTCGATCGTTGTAACCGTTCGGGCCAATGATGAAATCTGGATGGAAGAGCGTCGAATTGATATTCGTGCCGTTCGCGCCAACATTGAGCGGATGCACGCAGAAAACCCGAAGGCGGCGGTTGTTGTGCGAGCGCACATCAAGTCCAGCGCCAAGACCTATGTGTCTATCGCGGATGCAGCCCGTGAAGCCAAGGTATACAACGTGGCACTGGTGCCCTTCGAAGAGAAGATCTAG